In Desulfoferula mesophila, the genomic window GCCGAACAGGGGCGAGGCCAGCCAGTGGCCGTTCTCCTGGCGCAGGGCCACCCGCAGATATTCCTCCCGGCCCGGCGCCGAGGGGATGTTGCGCACAAGCACCGCGGGCACCCGGGCGAAGCGGGCAAAGGGCAGGGCGGGGCGGCCTTGCAAGCGCTCCAGGATGGGCTCCACCAAGAGGTAAAAGGCCACCAGGCACGAGGCCACCTGGCCGGGCAGCCCCAACAGGTGGCCCGAGGGGGTGCGCACCCAGAGAAAGGGCTTGCCCGGGCTCACCGCCACGCCGTGCACCAAAAGCTCGGCACCGGGGAAGGAGAGGAACACCTCGCTGGTGAAGTCGCGCACCCCCACCGAGGAGCCGCCCGAGAGCAGGGTGAGGTCGCAGCCATCCAGGGAACGGGCCGTGGCCTCCCGCAGGGCCCCTGCGTTGTCCGGCACCAGGCCCAGGGGCAGGGGCTCGCCCCCGGCCCGCGCGACCACCGCGGCCAGGGAATGGGTGTTCACGTCGCGCACCTGGCCCGGCGTTGGGGAGGAGCCCACCGGCACCACCTCGTCGCCGGTGGAGATGATGCCCACCTTGGGGCGGCGCGACACCATTATTTTTTCCTGCCCCAAGGCGGCCAACAGGCCCACGTCCTGGGGGCGCAGGCGCTGCCCCAGAGGCAAGAGTTCCTGGCCCTGGGCCGCGTCGTCGGTGGGCCCCAGGGTGTTGCCTCCCGGCGCCACCGAGGCGGCCACCTCCACGGTAGTTTCGTCCAACAGGCGGGTGTGCTCCACCATGACCACCGCGTCGGCTCCGGCGGGCAGCATGCCTCCGGTGCCGATACGGGCGCACTGGCCGGGGCCCAGGCTGAAATCCGGGGCCCGCCCCATGCGCACCTCGCCGACGATGTCCAGAAAGCCCGGCGCGGTCTCTCCCGCGCCAAAGGTGTCCCTGGCTCGCACCGCGTAGCCGTCCATGGTGGCCCTGGTGAAGCCGGGCAGATCAGCGGGCGCGGTCAGGGGGCGGGCCAATACCCGGCCCAAGGCCTGCTCCAGGGGCACCTCCTCGGCGGGCAGGGGGGGCAGCTCCTGGGCCAAGGCGTGTACCGCGTCCACGTCCTGCACTTGAAAAAAGGCTTTCATCCGGGGCGACCTCGTGGGTAAAAAGGTGTAGGTAATATATGTAAGGTCTGATACATGCCAATAATGACCTAACTCCGCCCAGGGGACAACCCCGGACGCAAAAAGCGCCAGACGGAGGAAACGCGAAGGGGAGGCCATGGCAGAAGTTCAGTTCAAGCTGTGGATAGAGGAAAACGACAGGGTGCTCTTTGGGGGCGGTCGCTTGGAGTTGCTCAAGGCGGTGATGAACCAAGGCTCCCTGGCCGGGGCGGCGCGCGAGCTGAACATGAGCTACCGCGCCGCTTGGGGCAGGCTTAGGGCTTCGGAAAAGCGCCTGGGCTTCCCCCTGGTGGAGCGCAGCGATACTGGACGCCGGGAGGTGCAGCTCACCCCCGAGGGGCTCAAGATGTTGCAGCAGTTCGAAGTGTTTGAAAACCAAGCTCAGGCTTTCGCTGAACAGGCCCAGAATAATTGGACCAAATTGGTCAGCGAGTTGCGCGGAGAGAAGAAGTAAGCCATGCCCCCCATGCTGGTTCACCTGGTGGGCCCAGGCAGTGCGGCCCAGGAAGAGTTTGTCGGCGAGTTTTGCCGGGAGTGTCAGACCCTGGGCCTCGGGGTGGCCCTGGTCCGGCCAGAGGAGGCCCCATCCCTCGCCCCCTCCTGCGGCGCGGTCGAGTTGCGCCTGGGCCGGGACAGCCTCACCCTGCTGCAACCCGGCGGAGCGCCTTCACTGGAAGAGGCGTTGCGCCTGTTGGCCGGGGCGGATCTGGTGCTCAGTCTGTTGCCCCCGGCCGAGGGCGCGGCCATGGTGGAGTTCTGCCCCCAGGGAGCGGCTCCACAAATGTTGGGCCGGGCCGGGTTGCTGGCCCTGGCCGGCCCGGGCGAGCCGCCCTCCGAGGCGGGAGTGCCGGGGTTCGGCGGGGCGGCGGCCCTGGCCGGGTTTTTGGCCGCGCGGGTACAGGGACGCGCCGCGCGGCGCTCCCTCACCATCCTGGCCGACGGCAAGCCTCTGCCGGCCAAGGCCTTTGTCCGGGACATCATCGCCAACAGCCTGCACGGCCTGCTGGCTCCCCTCCGGGGGACCGAAGGCGCCCGCCGGCTGGAAATCGTAATAGAAGAGTAGGGCCTTGGATTTCTTCCTGGGCGGCTTGTCGCGGGGCCTGGGCCTGCTGGTCAATTTGGACCCCGAGGTATACGGCATCGCCTGGCTTTCCCTCCGGGTGTCGTTCAGCGCGGTTATTCTGGCCGCCCTGGCGGCCGTGCCCCTGGGGCTGCTCATCGGGCAGAAGGAGTTCTTGGGCAAGCGCCTGCTGGTGGTGGTGTTCAACACCCTGTTGGCCCTGCCCACGGTGGTGGTGGGCCTGGTGGTCTACGGCCTGCTCTCCTACCACGGCCCCTTGGGCGGGCTGGGGATGCTCTACACCCCGGCGGCCATGGTGGCGGCCCAGGCGGTGCTGGCCTTTCCCCTGATAACCGCCCTGGTCATCGCGGCGGTTACCACCTTGGACAGCCGAGTGGGGCCAACCGCCCTTACCCTGGGGGCGACACCCTGGCAAGCCGCCTGGGCGGTGCTCAAGGAGGCCCGCTTCGCGGTGCTGGCCGCCTTGGCCGCCGGGTTCGGCCGAGTGGTCACCGAGGTGGGCGCGGCCATCATGGTGGGCGGCAACATCCGCCACTACACCCGCACCTTCACCACGGCCATCGCCCTGGAGACCAGCAAGGGCGAGTTCGCCCAGGGCATGGCCCTGGGTTTCTTTTTGCTGGTGGTGGCCCTGGCCGTGAACCTGGCCAGCCACCAGCTCCAGGCCCGCTGGAAATAGGGGGGCGGGATGAGCGAGGCCCTGTTCAGCCTGCGGGGGGTGGTCAAGCGCTTTGAAGGGCGCGAGGTGCTCAGCCTGGAGCGCCTGGATCTGCCGGAGGGCATCATCACCGTGGTGGAGGGCCCCAACGGCGCGGGCAAGACCACCCTGCTGTCCATCCTGGCCCTGATCACTCCCCCGGACCGGGGCAGCCTGCGTTTCGACGGCCACGAGCTACCCAACTCGGGCGCGCAGCTTACTCCCTGGCGGCGGCAAATCACCCTGGTGGCCCAACAGGCCTATTTGTTCGATACCAGCGTGGCCAAGAACCTGGCCTATGGCCTGCGCCTCAGGGGCCTGGAGCGAGCCGAGCGCGACCAGCGGGTGGCCCAGGCCCTGGAGCAGGTGGGACTGGCCGGATTCGGGCCCCGTCCCGCCCGGCG contains:
- a CDS encoding molybdopterin molybdotransferase MoeA, whose protein sequence is MKAFFQVQDVDAVHALAQELPPLPAEEVPLEQALGRVLARPLTAPADLPGFTRATMDGYAVRARDTFGAGETAPGFLDIVGEVRMGRAPDFSLGPGQCARIGTGGMLPAGADAVVMVEHTRLLDETTVEVAASVAPGGNTLGPTDDAAQGQELLPLGQRLRPQDVGLLAALGQEKIMVSRRPKVGIISTGDEVVPVGSSPTPGQVRDVNTHSLAAVVARAGGEPLPLGLVPDNAGALREATARSLDGCDLTLLSGGSSVGVRDFTSEVFLSFPGAELLVHGVAVSPGKPFLWVRTPSGHLLGLPGQVASCLVAFYLLVEPILERLQGRPALPFARFARVPAVLVRNIPSAPGREEYLRVALRQENGHWLASPLFGKSGLLTTLIQGQGLVRVPKDCEGLDASEEVEVLLFPN
- a CDS encoding winged helix-turn-helix domain-containing protein, coding for MAEVQFKLWIEENDRVLFGGGRLELLKAVMNQGSLAGAARELNMSYRAAWGRLRASEKRLGFPLVERSDTGRREVQLTPEGLKMLQQFEVFENQAQAFAEQAQNNWTKLVSELRGEKK
- a CDS encoding ABC transporter permease, with translation MDFFLGGLSRGLGLLVNLDPEVYGIAWLSLRVSFSAVILAALAAVPLGLLIGQKEFLGKRLLVVVFNTLLALPTVVVGLVVYGLLSYHGPLGGLGMLYTPAAMVAAQAVLAFPLITALVIAAVTTLDSRVGPTALTLGATPWQAAWAVLKEARFAVLAALAAGFGRVVTEVGAAIMVGGNIRHYTRTFTTAIALETSKGEFAQGMALGFFLLVVALAVNLASHQLQARWK
- a CDS encoding energy-coupling factor ABC transporter ATP-binding protein, with product MSEALFSLRGVVKRFEGREVLSLERLDLPEGIITVVEGPNGAGKTTLLSILALITPPDRGSLRFDGHELPNSGAQLTPWRRQITLVAQQAYLFDTSVAKNLAYGLRLRGLERAERDQRVAQALEQVGLAGFGPRPARRLSGGEMQRVALARALVLRPRALLLDEPFANLDPDSSQVFERVLGALPTQGCTVVLVSHALEQAHRLAQEVVYLRGGRLAPPPPQAPGA